A region of Antedon mediterranea chromosome 8, ecAntMedi1.1, whole genome shotgun sequence DNA encodes the following proteins:
- the LOC140056634 gene encoding uncharacterized protein produces MDYSTDIYSSVLLVFISVFIIISALLVCATKGLFKVKNTGVTLVLESTVAEEDSNATIKCTLTPPNQVFSYMRWYRTDDVGKPIGDILAEIPFNDSNNEINETRENRRTNEVDLENAIYANDNRMSYRPIEDEAAYANVSPSVDEPVKSQDADLATNDKEDRMMKINTLKFKRGGTGLIMCSNNTASSSSSSSSSNEPVYTIVNKCATVEKKEKRKAPGYLDCTKNLKINKGKYKAFINEGSGGLNISNVKIEDSGNYTCYVFTTGLVTAKVSTTFTVAPKIVVSVDDVNAFEIKDRSVDIICRYTPKHETVSNMNWHKITPQGTKVFLVSSNKPCRSDRFYAVHSSGIGRLRIRDPVSGDEGCYECEVIRKSNGTSSFGDSVLTLPVRLFPYHRESSANMTSYRRPALVSFIQGERYHIIAFCEKRRRTATSETRSIVSLRGLVRSRTIEWEKQHVPVYSEEINLQYLEENTGDLKTNQNGSKRITWPENPVPIVVNERLGHIVVLFNKFTSGGETRSQRAPDWQLFSAHSTNGARTWSKVKQHFPWSNDNGKKGKNLTRPPPRHFELYTGHGIKLSTGTLIVNGFASKLESSAHRRLTRTESTNVLTPVILTGGKDGMEWRPICSGRGTFPQPLETTDEIDEWAASSLHPGNKQYQDTKNFESFQTPGRQAGMVSFKASLEDNTNSPSWGIRSSSMRSSKDTIFSVQLSKDGFNTWSKENLILKDGRVGSSDLAYFERLHPGSDEVVRMFACLYESVSEKDGTDRLTLVFNTFKLSLLMRD; encoded by the exons ATGGACTACAGTACTGATATCTACTCGTCGGTTCTTCTTGTCTTCATATCCGTGTTCATCATTATATCTGCATTATTAGTGTGCGCTACAAAAG GTTTATTCAAAGTAAAGAATACGGGCGTCACATTAGTGTTAGAAAGCACCGTAGCTGAGGAGGATTCCAATGCGACCATCAAGTGTACGTTAACACCACCAAACCAAGTTTTCTCATACATGCGGTGGTATCGAACCGATGACGTCGGCAAGCCCATTGGTGATATATTAGCGGAGATTCCATTCAACGACTCAAATAATG AAATCAATGAAACTAGGGAAAACAGAAG AACAAATGAGGTAGATTTAGAGAATGCAATCTATGCGAATGATAACAGAATGTCCTACAGGCCTATCGAGGATGAAGCAGCCTATGCGAATGTTAGTCCTTCAGTCG atgAACCCGTTAAGTCACAAGACGCTGA TTTGGCGACGAATGACAAAGAAGATCGGATGATGAAAATTAACACGCTGAAGTTCAAACGTGGAGGTACCGGCCTGATAATGTGCTCTAATAACACcgcgtcgtcgtcgtcgtcatcatcaagTAGCAACGAGCCCGTCTATACCATAGTTAACAAATGTGCTACTGTTGAGAAGAAAGAGAAG CGAAAAGCCCCCGGATATCTGGATTGTACTAAAAATCTGAAGATAAATAAAG gaAAGTACAAAGCTTTTATAAACGAAGGATCTGGTGGTCTTAACATTTCTAATGTCAAAATAGAAGATTCGGGGAACTACACATGTTATGTGTTTACGACTGGACTCGTGACGGCTAAGGTGTCCACCACATTTACTGTAGCTC CAAAAATTGTGGTGTCAGTTGACGACGTGAACGCGTTTGAAATCAAAGATAGAAGTGTTGATATCATCTGTAGGTACACCCCAAAACACGAAACGGTTTCCAACATGAACTGGCACAAGATCACTCCACAGGGCACTAAAGTTTTTCTAGTCTCCAGTAACAAGCCGTGTCGTAGCGACAGATTCTATGCAGTACATTCGTCTGGAATAGGACGTCTAAGAATCAGAGATCCCGTTTCTGGTGACGAGGGCTGTTATGAATGCGAGGTCATCAGAAAGAGTAACGGAACTTCCTCGTTTGGGGATAGTGTACTCACGTTACCAG TGAGATTGTTTCCATATCATCGAGAATCATCAGCTAATATGACGTCATACAG GCGGCCAGCCCTGGTATCATTTATTCAAGGAGAACGCTACCATATAATAGCATTTTGTGAAAAGCGTCGTAGAACGGCAACCAGCGAAACAAGAAGTATTGTATCGTTGAGGGGGTTAGTGCGTTCACGTACGATAGAATGGGAGAAGCAACACGTGCCTGTGTACTCAGAGGAGATCAACCTCCAGTATCTAGAAGAAAACACGGGGGACCTGAAGACGAACCAAAATGGAAGTAAACGTATAACATG GCCAGAGAATCCAGTCCCCATCGTGGTCAATGAACGACTCGGCCATATTGTGGTTCTTTTTAACAAGTTCACGTCGGGGGGTGAGACGAGGTCCCAGCGGGCACCAGATTGGCAGTTATTCTCAGCTCATAGTACAAATGGTGCAAGAACCTGGTCAAAGGTTAAGCAGCATTTTCCATGGAGCAACGATAATGGGAAGAAAGGAAAGAATTTGACACGCCCACCACCGCGCCATTTTGAATTAT ATACTGGCCACGGAATTAAATTATCCACAGGAACATTAATAGTAAATGGATTCGCTTCTAAGTTGGAAAGCTCGGCTCACAGGAGACTGACTCGGACTGAATCAACTA ACGTATTAACGCCTGTTATTCTAACTGGTGGTAAGGACGGAATGGAATGGCGTCCTATTTGTTCAGGACGCGGAACATTTCCTCAGCCTCTTGAGACAACTGATGAAATTGACGAGTGGGCCGCGTCGTCACTACATCCGGGCAACAAACAATATCAAGACACGAAAAACTTTGAAAGCTTTCAAACTCCGGGTAGACAg GCTGGTATGGTGAGCTTCAAGGCATCATTGGAAGACAACACAAACTCACCCTCCTGGGGTATTCGTTCAAGCTCAATGAGATCATCAAAAGATACAATATTCTCTGTTCAACTGTCAAAAGATGGATTCAACACGTGGTCTAAAGAAAACTTGATTTTGAAGGATGGTCGGGTCGGTAGTTCTGACCTAGCTTATTTTGAAAGACTTCACCCTGGGTCAGACGAAGTGGTCAGGATGTTCGCTTGTTTGTATGAGAGTGTCTCAGAAAAAGACGGAACAGATAGGCTTACTCTCGTGTTCAATACTTTTAAACTTAGCTTACTGATGCGTGACTAA